In Streptomyces liangshanensis, the DNA window CGGCCCTGGTCATCGGCGACGTCATGGGCCGGGGCGTGCGCGCCGCCGCCGTGATGGGCCAACTCCGCACCGCCGTCCGGGCCTACGCCCGCCTCGACCTGCCCCCGCACGAGGTCCTGCAACTCCTCGACGGACTCGCCGCCGAGATCGACGCCAGCCAGATCGCCACCTGCGTCTACGCCGTCCACGACCCCGACGAGGGCCGCCTCGTCTACGCCTCCGCCGGCCACCTGCCGATCCTGGTACGCGCCGAGGACGGCTCCGTCGAACGCGCCGCGGACCCCACCGGGCCCCCGCTCGGCACCGGCGGCTGGCAGCACACCTCGGGCAGCATCGCGCTCCCGCCCGGCTCCACGGCCGTGCTCTACACGGACGGCCTCGTCGAGCGGCGCGGCGAGGACATCGACGAGGGCATCGAGTCCCTCGAACGCGCCCTCTCCGGCGCCAAGGGCTCGCCCCAGGTCGTCTGCGACCGGCTGATCCGCTCCCTCGGCGTGACGGCCGACCACGACGACGACGTCGCGGTCCTCGTCCTCCAATACCCGGCGCGTACGGGGCCGGACGCCGAGCTCTTCCACAACGCGGCGCTCGACCTGCTCGGCGGCATCGAGGCCGCCCCGCGCGCCCGCGCCTTCGCCACGGGGGTCCTGTCCTCCTGGCGGTTCCCGGTCGAACTGCGCGACCTGGGCGTGCTCGCCACCAGCGAACTCGTCGCCAACTCCCTCCAGCACGGCACCCCGCCCATGCGCCTCAGACTCCGCCGCACCGACCGCCGCCTGATCATCGAGGTGACCGACGGCGACGACCACCTGCCGCGCCGCCGCCGCGCCGAACCGGCCGACGAGGCGGGCCGCGGGATCTCCATCATCGCGACGATCGCCTCGTCCTGGGGCTCGCGCCGCACGCCCGGCGGCGGCAAGGCCGTCTGGTGCGAGTTCGCCCTGCCCCGCTGACGCACGACCGCCGGAAGCGGCCCGCCGACGCGCTCCTGCCAGGAGCGGTCAGCCCACCCGCTCCGGTACGGGTCCGACCTGCTCCGGTACGGATCCCACCCGCTCCGGTACGGGCTCCGCCTGCCCTGGTACGGGCTTCGCCTCCTCGGCCCCCGCCCCCGCCGCCGGCACCCGCCGCGCGACCACCCGCGAGGCCGACGCGAGCGCAGGCCGGTCCTGCACGGGAGTGAGCCGCCGGCCGAGCCGCAGCGCCAGCACGGTGATGCCCAGCGAGAACAGCACGAACGTCACGATGTACGGCCCGTGCAGCGACGCCCCCATCGGACCGCCCACCGCCGGGCCGACCGCCAGCGCGAGCTGCTTCACCAGCGCGAAGGCCGAGTTGTACTGCCCGACCATCGACGTCGGCGCCAGATCGGCCACCAGCGGCGCGACGGTCGGCGCGAGCATCGCCTCACCGAGCCCGAACAGCGCGTACGTGGAGATGAACGCGGCCGTCGCCATCGTCGTACTCCCGTGCCCGAGCCCCGCGTACCCCGCGACGATCCACGCCGCGGTCCAGATCAGCCCGACCGCCGCGATCACCCGCGTCCGGCTCCGCCGCTCGACCAGCCGCAGCACCACGAACTGCGCGACCACGATCACCGCGGTGTTCGCGGCCAGCGCGACCCCGAGCGTCGACGGGTCGATCCCCGCGGCCTCGGTCCCGTACGCCGCGAGCCCCGACTCGAACTGCCCGTAACAGGCGAAGAACACCACGAAGCCCAGCCCGAGCAACCGCACCATCGCCCGGTGCCGGAGCAGCGCCCGCACCCCGCCCCCGGCGCGCCTGGCGGCGTCGGTCTCCTTGGACAGCGCGCTCACGGCGAAGGCGGCCGGGCGGGGCAGCCGGACCGAGGCGGCCATGCCCGCCAGCACGAGGAACATCGCGGCCTCGACGGCGAACAGCAGCGTGAAGCTGCCCGGCCGGTCCTGGTCGACGATCTGCCCGCCGACCAGCCCGCCGACGCCGAGCCCGAGGTTCGCCAGGAAGAACTGCGTCGCGAAGGCCCGCGTCCTGGTCGCCGCCGACGAGCACCACACGATCATCGTGGCCAGCGCCGGCTGCATGACGGCCGTCCCGGCACCGAGCACCGCCGCCGACATCACCGCCGCCGGCACGCTCCCCGAGAACCCCATGGCGAGCGCCCCCACCGAGGCCAGCACCGCCCCGCTCACCAGGACGGGCAGCGGACCGCGCCGGTCGATGATCCGACCGGTGAAGGGGAGGACGACAAGAGCGGCCATGGCGAA includes these proteins:
- a CDS encoding ATP-binding SpoIIE family protein phosphatase, with amino-acid sequence MNFTRWSARLPGTQRRAAARTDRGSVPAARGEYERQPDPVPDDVPSLEDLSVREILGELPALVALVYGPEHRLAYVNDAYAAAFGPRTAGTLAADSCPELAELGLLPLLDQVLRSGKPRTVKSRKVHVRGRSDRTQDGAGTPESGEGSYTVTCTPVGCKDSGGVLVFAADVTDHAEAAERLRTSERRHRQTAVTLQRSLLPQELEQPDDLRVAATYQPGGKDAAVGGDWYDVITLGAGRTALVIGDVMGRGVRAAAVMGQLRTAVRAYARLDLPPHEVLQLLDGLAAEIDASQIATCVYAVHDPDEGRLVYASAGHLPILVRAEDGSVERAADPTGPPLGTGGWQHTSGSIALPPGSTAVLYTDGLVERRGEDIDEGIESLERALSGAKGSPQVVCDRLIRSLGVTADHDDDVAVLVLQYPARTGPDAELFHNAALDLLGGIEAAPRARAFATGVLSSWRFPVELRDLGVLATSELVANSLQHGTPPMRLRLRRTDRRLIIEVTDGDDHLPRRRRAEPADEAGRGISIIATIASSWGSRRTPGGGKAVWCEFALPR
- a CDS encoding MFS transporter, with product MGAAMRRIQAGNALSAFGLGFTVPYLYVYVAQVRDLGAGTAGVVLAVFAMAALVVLPFTGRIIDRRGPLPVLVSGAVLASVGALAMGFSGSVPAAVMSAAVLGAGTAVMQPALATMIVWCSSAATRTRAFATQFFLANLGLGVGGLVGGQIVDQDRPGSFTLLFAVEAAMFLVLAGMAASVRLPRPAAFAVSALSKETDAARRAGGGVRALLRHRAMVRLLGLGFVVFFACYGQFESGLAAYGTEAAGIDPSTLGVALAANTAVIVVAQFVVLRLVERRSRTRVIAAVGLIWTAAWIVAGYAGLGHGSTTMATAAFISTYALFGLGEAMLAPTVAPLVADLAPTSMVGQYNSAFALVKQLALAVGPAVGGPMGASLHGPYIVTFVLFSLGITVLALRLGRRLTPVQDRPALASASRVVARRVPAAGAGAEEAKPVPGQAEPVPERVGSVPEQVGPVPERVG